From the genome of Deinococcus sp. JMULE3, one region includes:
- a CDS encoding ABC transporter ATP-binding protein encodes MTPLLSVQDLNAYYGQSHVLRGVNLHVNPGEVVSLIGRNGAGKTTTLKSVMGVLRSRTGQITFGGQDISRLPSNRVAAQGLAWVPEERAILSTLTVRENLELPPSRPGGWSTERIYDAFPVLRERGHHPGSKLSGGEQQMLAMVRVLRAGPKLLLLDEPSEGLAPVIVQRIGEIIDTLRQSGMAVLLVEQNLKFASRLADRHYVFVDGQIVDEVPRDQVDARREDLLRYLSV; translated from the coding sequence ATGACGCCGCTGCTCTCGGTGCAGGACCTGAACGCGTACTACGGGCAGAGTCACGTGCTGCGCGGCGTGAACCTGCACGTGAACCCGGGCGAGGTCGTCAGCCTGATCGGCCGCAACGGCGCCGGGAAGACCACCACCCTGAAAAGCGTGATGGGCGTGCTGCGCAGCCGCACGGGGCAGATCACGTTCGGCGGGCAGGACATCAGCCGCCTGCCCAGCAACCGCGTGGCGGCGCAGGGCCTGGCGTGGGTGCCGGAGGAACGCGCGATCCTCAGCACCCTGACCGTCCGCGAGAACCTCGAACTGCCGCCCAGCCGCCCCGGAGGCTGGAGCACCGAACGCATCTACGACGCGTTCCCCGTGCTGCGCGAGCGGGGGCATCACCCGGGCAGCAAGCTCTCGGGCGGCGAGCAGCAGATGCTGGCGATGGTGCGCGTGCTGCGCGCCGGGCCGAAGCTGCTGCTGCTGGACGAGCCCAGCGAGGGCCTGGCGCCCGTGATCGTGCAGCGTATCGGCGAGATCATCGACACGCTGCGCCAGAGCGGCATGGCGGTGCTGCTGGTCGAGCAGAACCTGAAGTTCGCGTCGCGTCTCGCGGACCGGCACTACGTGTTCGTGGACGGTCAGATCGTGGACGAGGTGCCGCGCGATCAGGTGGACGCCCGCCGGGAGGACCTGCTGCGGTACCTCAGCGTGTAA
- a CDS encoding ABC transporter ATP-binding protein, with amino-acid sequence MDRAAPAPAVALEARGLVKDFRGFRATNDVNLQIHDGEIHAIIGPNGAGKTTLFNLLSGFLKPTAGEVRLFGERVDTLRPYEIVRRGLSRSFQISSVFPTLSVRENVLVALQSPTPLPHRFWVPLSRLESLGERADAILADVGLGGMPDRLAADLSHGEKRQLEIGISMTQDPRVLLLDEPTSGMGSEGIARVIALVRQVARGRTVVLVEHNMSVVAELADRITVLQYGSVLASGRYEDVRRDPRVIEAYLGDDGGHA; translated from the coding sequence ATGGACAGGGCGGCCCCCGCACCGGCCGTTGCGCTGGAGGCGCGCGGGCTGGTCAAGGATTTCCGGGGGTTCCGCGCCACGAACGACGTGAACCTGCAGATTCACGACGGGGAGATTCACGCGATCATCGGACCGAACGGGGCCGGGAAGACCACGCTGTTCAACCTGCTGTCGGGCTTCCTGAAACCCACGGCGGGCGAGGTGCGCCTCTTCGGCGAGCGGGTGGACACGCTGCGGCCCTACGAGATCGTGCGCCGGGGGCTGTCGCGGTCGTTTCAGATCAGTTCGGTGTTTCCCACCCTGAGTGTGCGGGAGAACGTGCTGGTGGCCCTGCAGTCGCCCACGCCGCTCCCGCACCGGTTCTGGGTGCCGCTGTCGCGCCTGGAGTCGCTGGGCGAACGGGCGGACGCGATCCTCGCGGACGTGGGCCTGGGCGGCATGCCGGACCGGCTGGCGGCGGACCTGAGCCACGGCGAGAAGCGGCAGCTGGAGATCGGGATCTCCATGACGCAGGACCCGCGCGTGCTGCTGCTGGACGAACCGACCTCCGGCATGGGTTCGGAGGGGATCGCGCGGGTGATCGCGCTGGTGCGGCAGGTGGCGCGCGGGCGGACGGTGGTGCTGGTGGAACACAACATGAGCGTCGTGGCGGAACTCGCCGACCGCATCACAGTGTTGCAGTACGGGTCGGTGCTCGCCAGTGGCCGTTACGAGGACGTGCGGCGCGACCCACGCGTCATCGAGGCGTACCTCGGCGACGACGGGGGACACGCGTGA
- a CDS encoding potassium/proton antiporter, with protein sequence MGEVHAELFLLIAGVLLLGSLLMSRIGGRLGIPGLLLFLGVGMLAGSDGLGIQFQDYRLAQAIGTVALCFILFQGGLDTNWAHTRPVVRRGLSLATVGVLGTAGIMAAFVHYAFGFPWLTAWLLGAVVSSTDASAVFSVLKERQLGLKGDVAPLLEFESGGNDPMAVFLTVGLLELIANPGLGVLSIVPLFLKQMLLGAVFGVVLGRAALWVLNRLQLQFEGLYSVLSLALALTIFAGTAVAGGSGFLAIYIAGVILGNADFIHKRSLIGFHDGLSWLMQVAMFLTLGLLVNPHELLPTAGLAIACALVLVFLARPVSVYLALARAKMPLNEKSMVAWVGLRGAVPIVLATFPLLAGVPQAQTLFNIVFFIVLVSVLLQGTTLTLVARFLHVREALPVNAASPITYTPTGHDRNNMVEVEVVPGSAADGQRIVDLHLPPEALVILINRAGEYLIPRGATDLRGGDQVLVLAGPEELREVRRTLGRPGPA encoded by the coding sequence ATGGGTGAAGTGCACGCCGAACTGTTCCTGCTGATTGCCGGGGTGCTGCTGCTGGGCAGCCTGCTCATGAGCCGCATCGGGGGGCGCCTGGGCATCCCGGGCCTGCTGCTGTTCCTGGGGGTGGGCATGCTGGCCGGGTCCGACGGGCTGGGCATCCAGTTTCAGGATTACCGGCTGGCGCAGGCGATCGGGACGGTGGCGCTATGCTTCATCCTGTTCCAGGGGGGCCTGGACACGAACTGGGCGCACACGCGGCCCGTGGTGCGCCGCGGCCTGAGTCTGGCGACGGTGGGGGTGCTGGGCACCGCCGGGATCATGGCGGCGTTCGTGCACTACGCGTTCGGCTTTCCGTGGCTGACGGCGTGGCTGCTGGGCGCGGTGGTCAGCAGCACGGACGCCAGCGCGGTGTTCAGCGTTCTCAAGGAGCGGCAGCTGGGCCTGAAGGGTGACGTGGCGCCGCTGCTGGAGTTCGAGTCCGGCGGGAACGACCCGATGGCGGTCTTCCTGACGGTGGGCCTGCTGGAACTGATCGCGAATCCGGGGCTGGGCGTGCTGAGCATCGTGCCGCTGTTCCTGAAGCAGATGCTGCTGGGCGCGGTGTTCGGGGTGGTGCTGGGCCGCGCGGCGCTGTGGGTCCTGAACCGCCTGCAGCTGCAGTTCGAGGGCCTGTACTCGGTGCTGTCCCTGGCGCTGGCCCTGACGATTTTCGCGGGCACGGCGGTCGCGGGCGGCAGCGGCTTCCTGGCGATCTACATCGCGGGCGTGATCCTGGGCAACGCGGACTTCATCCACAAGCGGTCCCTGATCGGCTTCCACGACGGGCTGTCTTGGCTGATGCAGGTGGCGATGTTCCTCACGCTGGGGCTTCTCGTGAACCCGCACGAACTGCTGCCCACGGCGGGCCTGGCGATCGCGTGCGCGCTCGTACTGGTGTTCCTGGCGCGGCCGGTCAGCGTGTACCTGGCGCTGGCCCGCGCGAAGATGCCACTGAACGAGAAGAGCATGGTGGCGTGGGTGGGCCTGCGCGGCGCGGTCCCGATCGTCCTGGCGACCTTCCCGCTGCTGGCGGGCGTACCGCAGGCGCAGACGCTGTTCAACATCGTGTTCTTCATCGTGCTCGTCAGCGTGCTGCTGCAGGGCACCACCCTGACGCTGGTAGCGCGGTTCCTGCACGTGCGCGAGGCCCTGCCGGTGAACGCGGCGTCCCCGATCACGTACACGCCCACCGGACACGACCGCAACAACATGGTCGAGGTGGAGGTCGTGCCGGGCAGCGCCGCCGACGGGCAGCGGATCGTGGACCTGCACCTGCCGCCCGAGGCGCTGGTGATCCTGATCAACCGCGCCGGGGAGTACCTCATTCCGCGCGGCGCGACCGACCTGCGCGGCGGGGATCAGGTGCTCGTGCTGGCCGGACCAGAGGAGCTGCGCGAGGTGCGCCGCACCCTGGGCCGCCCCGGCCCCGCCTGA